The region GCCCGCGTTCGTCGCCACGTTGCGCGGCAAGCGCAAGCCTGCCGGTATTCGCCAGATCCTCGCTCTGCAACTCGTCGCACCGATGGCTCCGCTGATGAACACCTTGAGCATCAGGGTGCAGGGAATCACGCTGTGGTTGCGCCGGGTACCGATCGTTCCGCGGCCCACCGTCGAGCGAGTGACGGTGCAGCAGCTGTGATGCGGGCCTGCCGACTGGGCTCGCGACTGTCGGTGGCCCATTCCAGATTCCCGATCCCTCACGGCGGAGACGGGGTCATCCTGACAGCGTTGGCGCTGGTAGGAGCTAGGCTACGGCTCGTGACCGCCGATCTAGACGCACTGCTGCGCCAGGTGGCCCGACGAGACGTCGACGCATTCGCCTCCTTCTACGATCAGACGCGGGCACGGGTGTATGGGCTGGTCACCCGCGTGTTGCGGGACCCCGGCTACAGCGAGGAGACCACGCAGGACGTCTACCTGCAGGTATGGCGCAGCGCGGAGAGTTACGACCCGTCCGCCGGGTCGCCCCTGGCCTGGCTGATGACGCTGGCGCACCGGCGCGCGGTCGACCGGGTGCGCTCGGAGCAGGCGGCCAGCACGCGGGAATCGCGCTACGGCGCCGCGAACGTCGACCCGCCGTCGGACTCCGTCGCCGATTCGGTGATCCTGAGCGACGAGCGCCAGCAGGTCGCGGACTGCCTGGCGACGCTGACCGACACCCAGCGGGAGTGCATCCAACTCGCTTATTACGACGGACTGACGTACGTCCAAGTCTCTGAGCGGCTGTCGGCGAATCTTGCGACGATCAAATCGCGGATGCGCGACGCCATCCGCGGCCTGCGCAGATGCCTGGGGGTCGCATGACCAGACCCGATGAACCCGCCGACTTGCAGTCGCTCGCGACGCCGTACGCGCTGCACGCGCTCGGCGACGGCGATGTCGCCGACATCGACCGAAGGCTCCTGGGTGCGTCCGCGGACGAGGCGGAGGAGTTCTTCGCCGAGGTGCGAGCCGTCCGGGAGACCATGGCGGTCCTCGCCGCGGCCACGGCCGTCGAGCCGCCCGATCACCTCCGGGGCCGGGTGCTCGAGCAGATCACCGAAGGGTCGGTCCGCGCGCTGCCCGACCGCTCCCGGCGCTGGACGCGCGGTGTGCTGGCCGCCGCGGCCGCTGTGGCGATCGGCCTCGGAGTGCTCGGGGTCGGCCTCGCCCTGCGGCCCACACCCCAGTCGTCGACCGCGGACCGGGTCTTCGCCGCCTCCGACGTGCGCACCGTGTCCGGCGACATCCCCGGCGGCGGCCGGGCGACGCTGGTGTTCTCGCGCGAGCGCGACTCGGGCGTGCTGGTGATGAACAATGTGCCTAAGCCCGCGCCGGGAACCGTGTACCAGATGTGGTTGGTCGGTGCGGACGGCCCGCACTCCGCGGGCACCATGGACGCCGGCGCAGTTGCGCCGTCGACCACCGCGGTCCTGCCCGACCTCGGCTCGTCGCGCACGCTGGCCTTCACCGTCGAACCGCCGGGCGGCTCGACGTACCCCACCAGCCCGGTGTTCGCCGAACTGCCGCTCAGCTAGGCGCTTCCAGCGTCGCCGCGGCCGCCTCGGCCAGCACGTCCGACACGTCGTGGCGGCGCCGCCACACGCGTTGCTGTCGCATCGCACCGTTGCCTTCCCCGGCGATCCGCGCCAGCTCAGTGCTCACCATCTCGTAGTCGCCGGCCGTCTCGAGGGCCGGCCGAACCCGCTCGACGAGGCGCTCGGCCAGCGTCAGCGCCGGCGCCGCGCCATGGTTCTCGAGATCGACGCCGTCACCGTCGAGTCCGTCGCGGGCGGCTTTCCAGTACGCGGCCTTGAGCACGTACGGCGCCAACGGCTGCACCGGCTCTCCCCGTCGTCCGTCGTCGAGCGCGGTCATGACGCAGCCGCGCACCAGCGCGGCGAACAGCACCGTCTCGGCGACGGTCGCGGGAACGTCGGCGACGCGGATCTCCACGGTCGGGAAATCGGCTGACGGCCGCACATCCCAATAGACCATGCCGTCATCCCGCATGACTCCGGCGCGGCACAGCATCTGCACCGCCGCGTCGTATTCGTCGGCGGAACCGAAGTGCGGCGGCGGCCCGGCGCTGGGCCAGCGCGCCCACAGCACCGACCGCCAGCTGGCGTGGCCGGTGTCGGCGTTGCGGTAGATGGCCGAGTTCGCCGTCAGCGACAGCAGCAGCGGAAGCCAGGGCCGCAGCCGGTTGCCGACATCGATCGCCGCGTCGCGGTCGGGCACTGCGACGTGCACGTGGCAACCACAGATCCCCTGCTCGTGGGCGATCATCCCGTACCGCTCGCCGATGTCGCGGTAGCGGGGCGTGTCGGTGACGGGGAACTCCGTGGGAAGCGTGGGCGGCAGCGCGACGGCCAGCAACCGGGCGCCAGCCTGCTCGGCGGCACCCGAAGCCACCCTGCGCAAACGCAGCAGCTGATCACGCAGGTCGGCGGTGGTGTGGGCGACGTCGGTGGCGGTCTCGACCTGGCATCGGGTGAGCTCGAGTTGCAGGTCGACGCCGTGCTCGGCGGCGTATTCGGCGACTTGCCGGTTCTTCGCCACGGGCGCGCCGGAGTCGGGGTCGACGAGGAGGAACTCCTCCTCCACGCCGAGCGTGGGTGCATTGGTCATAAGAAGATTTTTGATCCGGCCCGTCGGATATTTCCACGACGGGCCGGATCTGGGCAGGAAACTTGGTCCGATATATGCCCGAGCCCAAATGGATCCAAACGTCGGCATACGATCGGCTCGTGACCAAGGGTTTCCGGTTCGGAGTCGGTGTCATGCGGGGTAACTCGCGAACGAAGCTCGAAGACTCCGCGCGCCGCGCCGAAGCGCTCGGTTTCGATGTCATGCACGTGCCCGACCACCTCGGCGGGCCGGCCCCGTTCCCGGTGATGACGGTCATCGCGATGGCGACCTCCACGTTGCGGGTCGGCACGTTCGTCATGAATTCGGCCTTCTACCGGCCGGCGCTGCTGGCGCGGGATGTCGCGGCGCTGCGCGATTTGTCGGGCGGGCGCCTCGAGCTGGGGCTGGGCACCGGATACGTCGAGGAGGAGTTCGCCGCCGCGGGGATTCCCTTCCCCAGTGCGCGCGAACGCGTCGACCATCTGCGCGAGACCACCGAGTACATAGCCGAGCACCTGCCGGACGTGCCGATCATGATCGCCGGCAACGGTGACCGGGTACTGCGGATCGCGGCCCGCTCGGCCGACATCATCGGCCTCACCGGCGGCGACCGGCCCGCCGGCGCGGACGAGGACCCGCTGGCCGACCGGATCGCGTTCGTCCAGCAGGCCGCCGGTGAACGTTTCGGCGATCTCGAGCTCAACATCGCGGTCACCGCGATGCCGCTCGACGGTTCGGGCATGCCGGACCTGACGATCCCGCGCCACTTCCTGCCCGGCCTCTCCGATGACGAACTGCTGCGCCATCCCGGGGTGCTGTCGGGGTCGACGGACGAGATCGCCGAGCGCGTCCGCGGTTACCGCGACACCTACGGGATCGGTTACGTGACCGTGCAGGACCGCCACGCCGAGGCGTTCGGCAAGGTGATCGCGCTGCTGAAGTAGCGCCGCCTAAAGCCAGAGATAGAGCGCCGACAGCAGCACCCACATGCCGGCGCAGTAGCACTCGAAGGCCGCCCGTAGCGGGATCGGCGCGTGCCGCAGCTCCATGAAGTCCAATCCGACGAGGCGCACCTTGATCGCGGCGATCGCCAGGACGACGACGGCGACGGTCGAGCCGGTGCCGTGTTCGGCGCCGACGGCCCACGACACGATCGTCGCGGCGACGAGGAACACCCAACTGGCCCCGGCCCGGCTGCGCAGAAGACGAAGACCGGTCACGTCAGCTCACCAGGTAGAGCAGGGCGAACAGGAAGATCCACAACAGGTCCACGAGATGCCAGAAGCAGGCGGCGCCTTCGACCAGAGCGGTGCGGGTGGTGCTCAGCTCGGCGCGCCGGGTCTGGCTGAGCAGGAACGCCAGCGCCCCCAGACCGAGGCAGACGTGGAACAGGTGCAGGCCGGTCAGGATGAAGTAGTAGAGGTAGAAGTGGTTGGCGCCGGGGCCGTGCCCGGCGGTTGCCAGCGAGGTGTACTCGAACACCTTGAGCCCGACGAAGATCACTCCGCAGGCCATCGCCGCGGCGACCGCACGGGTGGCGAGGGCACGTTCGGTGGCGCGCAGCGC is a window of Mycolicibacterium chubuense NBB4 DNA encoding:
- a CDS encoding sigma-70 family RNA polymerase sigma factor, whose amino-acid sequence is MTALALVGARLRLVTADLDALLRQVARRDVDAFASFYDQTRARVYGLVTRVLRDPGYSEETTQDVYLQVWRSAESYDPSAGSPLAWLMTLAHRRAVDRVRSEQAASTRESRYGAANVDPPSDSVADSVILSDERQQVADCLATLTDTQRECIQLAYYDGLTYVQVSERLSANLATIKSRMRDAIRGLRRCLGVA
- a CDS encoding anti-sigma factor, encoding MTRPDEPADLQSLATPYALHALGDGDVADIDRRLLGASADEAEEFFAEVRAVRETMAVLAAATAVEPPDHLRGRVLEQITEGSVRALPDRSRRWTRGVLAAAAAVAIGLGVLGVGLALRPTPQSSTADRVFAASDVRTVSGDIPGGGRATLVFSRERDSGVLVMNNVPKPAPGTVYQMWLVGADGPHSAGTMDAGAVAPSTTAVLPDLGSSRTLAFTVEPPGGSTYPTSPVFAELPLS
- a CDS encoding glutamate--cysteine ligase 2; translated protein: MTNAPTLGVEEEFLLVDPDSGAPVAKNRQVAEYAAEHGVDLQLELTRCQVETATDVAHTTADLRDQLLRLRRVASGAAEQAGARLLAVALPPTLPTEFPVTDTPRYRDIGERYGMIAHEQGICGCHVHVAVPDRDAAIDVGNRLRPWLPLLLSLTANSAIYRNADTGHASWRSVLWARWPSAGPPPHFGSADEYDAAVQMLCRAGVMRDDGMVYWDVRPSADFPTVEIRVADVPATVAETVLFAALVRGCVMTALDDGRRGEPVQPLAPYVLKAAYWKAARDGLDGDGVDLENHGAAPALTLAERLVERVRPALETAGDYEMVSTELARIAGEGNGAMRQQRVWRRRHDVSDVLAEAAAATLEAPS
- a CDS encoding LLM class F420-dependent oxidoreductase, with product MTKGFRFGVGVMRGNSRTKLEDSARRAEALGFDVMHVPDHLGGPAPFPVMTVIAMATSTLRVGTFVMNSAFYRPALLARDVAALRDLSGGRLELGLGTGYVEEEFAAAGIPFPSARERVDHLRETTEYIAEHLPDVPIMIAGNGDRVLRIAARSADIIGLTGGDRPAGADEDPLADRIAFVQQAAGERFGDLELNIAVTAMPLDGSGMPDLTIPRHFLPGLSDDELLRHPGVLSGSTDEIAERVRGYRDTYGIGYVTVQDRHAEAFGKVIALLK
- a CDS encoding cytochrome C oxidase subunit IV family protein, with amino-acid sequence MTGLRLLRSRAGASWVFLVAATIVSWAVGAEHGTGSTVAVVVLAIAAIKVRLVGLDFMELRHAPIPLRAAFECYCAGMWVLLSALYLWL
- a CDS encoding cytochrome c oxidase subunit 3, whose product is MTTTVRRVPGESGTWVFLFGDMAVFGAFFVTFLVERATARDTFDAARRTLHIGAGVLDTLVLLTSSLFVVLALAALRATERALATRAVAAAMACGVIFVGLKVFEYTSLATAGHGPGANHFYLYYFILTGLHLFHVCLGLGALAFLLSQTRRAELSTTRTALVEGAACFWHLVDLLWIFLFALLYLVS